The following coding sequences are from one Arcobacter nitrofigilis DSM 7299 window:
- a CDS encoding diguanylate cyclase yields METILVVDDTNINIKILVELLGDKYDIIVAIGGESAINIASSEQPDLILLDIMMPVMDGFEVCRRLKQNPKTNDIPIIFLTAKTDEDSIERAYEMGGSDYILKPFKPKELMARVKTHLKIQNLIKNLEYLSSYDTMTGILNRRKFFELAQNKFEKEKENLFAIMIDIDKFKGINDKFGHHVGDIVIKTITTCIEDILPKNSIFGRIGGEEFAIICNFENETNLFNYFEKIRNLIKEQSLNIENNTIKFTISIGIAQYNNTFLTIDDLLKRADKMLYKAKETGRDKTILRK; encoded by the coding sequence ATGGAAACAATATTAGTAGTAGATGATACAAATATAAATATTAAAATTTTAGTTGAGTTATTAGGAGACAAATATGATATTATTGTTGCAATTGGTGGTGAATCAGCAATAAATATAGCTTCTAGTGAACAGCCAGATTTAATACTACTTGATATCATGATGCCCGTTATGGATGGATTTGAAGTGTGTAGGAGATTAAAACAAAATCCAAAAACTAATGATATTCCAATAATTTTTCTAACTGCAAAAACAGATGAAGATAGTATAGAAAGAGCTTATGAAATGGGAGGAAGTGATTATATATTAAAACCATTTAAGCCAAAAGAACTGATGGCAAGGGTTAAAACACATCTAAAAATACAAAATTTAATAAAAAACCTAGAATACCTCTCTTCATATGACACTATGACTGGAATTCTTAATCGAAGAAAATTCTTTGAATTGGCTCAAAATAAATTTGAAAAGGAAAAAGAAAACTTATTTGCTATTATGATTGATATTGATAAATTTAAAGGTATCAATGATAAGTTTGGTCACCATGTGGGAGATATAGTTATAAAAACAATAACAACATGTATAGAAGATATACTTCCAAAAAATAGTATTTTTGGAAGAATAGGAGGAGAAGAATTTGCTATAATTTGTAACTTTGAAAATGAAACAAATCTTTTCAATTACTTTGAAAAAATAAGAAACTTAATAAAAGAACAATCTTTAAATATAGAGAATAATACAATCAAATTTACAATTAGTATTGGAATAGCTCAATATAATAACACTTTTCTTACAATTGATGATTTACTCAAAAGAGCAGATAAAATGCTCTATAAAGCAAAAGAAACTGGAAGAGATAAAACTATCTTAAGAAAATAG
- a CDS encoding hybrid sensor histidine kinase/response regulator, which produces MQIKKITLLQLLNKNITYATIIPIIIVASLILIAYYIMITYVIEENKKNILKNSRDYLHYAVNRESAIIKDKMKSIANSHKNIFTQVENYYNNQEKYTILNNNVVYGKDKYGLYYQKKDIGGADAMSFKFTKLSRKQIVNYLNKTQWFDIPLKNAVLAHDAVVASWVIDRNAMIRYYPFIHLHKYFSDVTNFFDWSFYYEADLEHNPSKKALWSSVYLDPAMNGWMTSYIAPIYNNKNEFEGVVGLDVPIKKLAEEVLPKNIPFNGEVFLTNNKGMIFAISDKLNLFLDLVKLKKNDKNQLVIHEILQPKEHNLLNHKNKKISSQFRNYFEKGLKKGVFKFKHKTFLVENRQIKGTAWKVFFLIDEDVVIKDTLKTQLFSYKVSTYIFIFILLCLIYVLFILLRKSKKLSKKLSYPIESLSKKTENIDTYIETESSNILEIDSLLMNFNKMIKEIKSNKKNLEIEVDNRTKELEIAKIKAEESTKAKSEFLANMSHEIRTPMNGIIGMSHLALQTRLNDKQKNYIEKIDICAKNLLNILNDILDFSKIEAGKLNLEKVEFNLFETIENIVNIIDFSVYEKNLELVVSYGTDVGKNFYGDNLRLAQILTNLLSNAIKFTNDGQIGVYITKIDINRYQFEIKDTGIGLTEEQQTKLFQSFSQADGGTTRKYGGTGLGLTISKQLIELMNGKIWVESQINVGSRFIFQIDLEDKNIDKKYNIFQNKKVLVVDDNKTWHEILESILKMFNIEVYCVDSGKEAITHIKTTNINYDLILMDWNMPELDGIETTKKINEEYKDKKPPTIIMVSSFMQESIFELAKEAGIELFLNKPINPSILNDILSDLFLSDFKRKNINEKIIDEAQLKTISFEGNNILLVEDNKVNQEIIIGLLENSKINFDIANNGKEALLKVKENPNKYHLILMDIQMPIMDGYEATREIKKINNEVPIIALTANVMHKDSEKTKAVGMQEHLNKPIKVDKLYSTLSKYLSKNDNIIIKTSDEIKFPDFKHIDVNIGLTHMANNRKLYVKIMNSFYNSYKDFTLDDLNQEEKKIALHTLKGLSANIGAIDLNNIVKDMEFNNKDHLAKLYNEIKNVINDLKQLSTINKSFTYEKNPLTTKKKKELIENLELALKSKRPKDIEKVIEEIRKYQFSIKEKRELNIINKYIDKFDYESALLHLVNMQKA; this is translated from the coding sequence ATGCAAATAAAAAAAATAACACTCTTACAATTATTAAATAAAAATATAACCTATGCAACAATTATACCTATTATAATAGTTGCATCTCTTATCTTGATTGCTTATTACATTATGATAACATATGTGATAGAAGAAAATAAAAAAAATATACTTAAAAACTCAAGGGATTATTTACACTACGCAGTTAATAGAGAGTCAGCTATTATAAAAGACAAGATGAAAAGTATAGCCAACAGCCATAAAAATATTTTTACTCAAGTTGAAAATTACTATAATAACCAAGAAAAATATACTATTTTAAATAACAATGTAGTCTATGGAAAAGATAAGTATGGATTATATTATCAAAAGAAAGATATTGGTGGTGCAGATGCAATGTCTTTTAAATTTACTAAATTATCAAGAAAACAGATTGTAAACTATTTAAATAAAACACAATGGTTTGATATTCCCCTTAAAAATGCTGTTTTAGCCCATGATGCAGTTGTTGCATCTTGGGTTATAGACAGAAATGCCATGATTAGATATTATCCATTTATTCATTTACATAAATATTTTTCTGACGTAACAAACTTTTTTGATTGGAGTTTTTATTATGAAGCAGATTTAGAACATAACCCTTCTAAAAAAGCTTTATGGAGTTCTGTTTATTTGGATCCAGCAATGAATGGATGGATGACTTCATATATTGCACCAATTTATAACAATAAAAATGAATTTGAAGGCGTTGTGGGGCTAGATGTACCAATCAAAAAACTTGCCGAAGAAGTTTTACCTAAAAATATTCCTTTTAATGGGGAAGTCTTTTTAACAAATAATAAGGGTATGATATTTGCTATTAGTGATAAACTTAATTTATTTCTTGATTTAGTAAAATTAAAGAAAAATGATAAAAATCAATTGGTTATTCATGAAATCTTACAACCAAAAGAACATAATCTTTTAAACCATAAAAACAAAAAAATATCAAGCCAATTTAGGAATTATTTTGAAAAAGGACTTAAAAAAGGTGTTTTCAAGTTCAAGCATAAAACTTTTTTAGTTGAAAATAGACAAATCAAAGGAACAGCATGGAAAGTATTCTTTTTAATTGATGAAGATGTGGTTATCAAAGACACACTAAAAACTCAACTATTCTCATATAAAGTTTCCACTTATATTTTTATATTTATTCTTCTTTGCTTAATATATGTTCTATTTATCTTACTTAGAAAATCAAAAAAATTATCAAAAAAATTATCATATCCAATAGAAAGTCTTTCAAAAAAGACTGAAAATATAGATACCTATATAGAAACTGAAAGTTCAAATATACTCGAAATAGATAGCTTACTTATGAACTTTAATAAGATGATTAAAGAGATAAAAAGTAATAAAAAGAATTTAGAAATTGAAGTTGATAATCGAACAAAAGAGCTTGAAATTGCAAAAATAAAAGCAGAAGAATCTACAAAAGCAAAATCGGAATTTTTAGCAAATATGAGTCATGAAATTAGAACTCCTATGAATGGTATAATAGGAATGTCTCATTTAGCCTTGCAAACAAGATTAAATGACAAACAAAAAAATTACATAGAAAAAATTGATATTTGTGCTAAAAATTTATTAAATATCTTAAATGATATTTTAGATTTTTCTAAAATAGAAGCAGGAAAACTTAACCTAGAAAAAGTAGAATTTAATTTATTTGAGACAATAGAAAATATTGTAAATATAATAGACTTTTCAGTTTATGAAAAAAATCTTGAATTAGTAGTAAGTTATGGTACAGATGTAGGCAAAAATTTCTATGGTGACAATTTAAGACTTGCTCAAATTTTAACAAACCTCTTAAGTAATGCTATAAAATTCACAAATGATGGTCAAATAGGAGTGTACATAACAAAAATCGATATCAATAGATATCAATTTGAGATAAAAGATACTGGTATTGGTCTTACAGAAGAGCAACAAACAAAACTCTTCCAATCTTTTTCACAAGCAGATGGAGGTACCACTAGAAAATATGGTGGTACAGGTCTTGGACTTACCATATCAAAACAACTTATTGAGCTAATGAATGGAAAAATTTGGGTTGAAAGCCAAATCAATGTAGGAAGTAGATTTATTTTTCAAATAGATTTGGAAGATAAAAATATAGATAAAAAATATAATATTTTTCAAAACAAAAAAGTATTAGTAGTAGATGATAATAAAACTTGGCATGAAATCCTTGAAAGTATTTTAAAAATGTTTAATATTGAAGTTTATTGTGTAGATAGTGGAAAAGAAGCAATTACACATATAAAAACTACAAATATCAATTATGATTTAATACTTATGGATTGGAATATGCCTGAACTTGATGGTATAGAAACTACAAAAAAAATAAATGAAGAGTATAAGGATAAAAAACCTCCTACTATTATAATGGTTAGCAGTTTTATGCAAGAATCTATTTTTGAATTAGCAAAAGAGGCTGGAATAGAACTATTTTTAAATAAACCAATAAATCCTTCTATACTAAATGATATTTTAAGTGATCTATTCTTAAGTGATTTTAAAAGAAAAAATATCAATGAAAAGATTATAGATGAGGCTCAATTAAAGACTATATCTTTTGAAGGTAACAATATTTTATTAGTTGAAGATAATAAAGTTAATCAAGAGATAATTATAGGATTATTAGAAAATAGTAAAATAAATTTTGATATTGCAAACAATGGTAAAGAAGCCTTACTTAAAGTAAAAGAAAACCCAAATAAATACCACTTAATTCTTATGGATATACAAATGCCTATAATGGATGGATATGAAGCAACAAGAGAGATTAAAAAAATAAATAATGAAGTGCCTATTATTGCATTGACTGCAAATGTTATGCACAAAGATTCTGAAAAGACAAAAGCTGTTGGAATGCAAGAGCATTTAAACAAACCTATAAAAGTTGATAAATTATATTCTACTTTATCAAAATATCTTTCTAAAAATGACAATATTATAATAAAAACTTCAGATGAAATAAAATTTCCTGATTTTAAACATATAGATGTGAATATTGGATTAACTCATATGGCCAATAACAGAAAACTTTATGTGAAAATTATGAATAGTTTTTATAATAGTTATAAAGATTTTACTTTAGATGATTTGAACCAAGAAGAGAAGAAAATTGCATTACATACATTAAAAGGTTTAAGTGCAAATATTGGTGCTATAGATTTAAATAACATAGTAAAAGATATGGAATTTAATAATAAAGACCATTTGGCAAAACTTTATAATGAAATAAAAAATGTAATTAATGACTTAAAACAATTAAGTACTATAAATAAATCTTTTACTTATGAGAAAAATCCACTTACTACTAAGAAGAAAAAAGAGTTAATTGAAAACCTTGAACTTGCACTAAAATCAAAAAGACCTAAAGATATCGAAAAAGTAATAGAAGAGATAAGAAAGTACCAATTTTCTATAAAAGAAAAAAGGGAATTAAATATAATAAATAAATACATTGATAAGTTTGACTATGAAAGTGCATTGCTACACTTAGTCAATATGCAAAAGGCATAA
- a CDS encoding pyridoxal-dependent decarboxylase — protein MNINLNKTNEELSSKYFKINNEKMTLKKKEKALKKLSDYETIQKKTFLGYQMNEKFNFEKNYSKYLNIGMNNVGDPFVGGDLTLNTKSVETEVLNYFAKLWNNKERTKPLGKDDYWGYIVSMGCTEANIFGLLSARDYLEGKFLLIDEERNKKAKKISKSVKDLECIVNKNLISKYATAKNKNELIPIAFYSQDAHYSIVKAMEVLKINTLNKEANEKGYKCPLKKEDYPKNFSREYLDENGWPKEVPSNEDGSIHVPALVKLVKFFAKKGHPILISFNYGSTFKGAYDDIKGAVDQIVPILKKYGLYEREIEYEIGKKDIRNGFWFHVDGALGAAYMPYLEKALKQKLIKKPSKNYKFPIFDFRIKEIHSISMSGHKYIGSPWPSGIYMSKIKYQLKPVDDPMYIGAPDTTFAGSRNAFSPLIFWEYLSNNSMKSHIKEVVKCEEMAQYAFKKLKALDKKDKLWIQRSPLSLTIRMKIPNKKLVFKYSLSTEELYVNGEPREYAHIYIMHHVDKNLIDSFIEDLKKSNYFNE, from the coding sequence ATGAATATAAATTTGAATAAAACAAATGAAGAATTAAGTAGTAAATACTTTAAAATTAACAATGAAAAGATGACTTTGAAGAAAAAAGAAAAAGCATTAAAAAAATTATCTGATTATGAGACTATTCAAAAAAAGACTTTTTTAGGTTATCAAATGAATGAAAAGTTTAATTTTGAAAAGAATTACTCTAAATATTTAAACATAGGTATGAATAATGTTGGAGATCCCTTTGTAGGTGGAGATCTTACTTTGAACACAAAATCTGTAGAAACAGAAGTATTAAATTATTTTGCAAAACTTTGGAATAATAAAGAACGAACTAAGCCCTTAGGTAAAGATGATTATTGGGGATATATTGTTTCAATGGGATGTACAGAAGCAAATATTTTTGGACTTCTAAGTGCAAGGGATTATTTAGAGGGTAAATTTTTATTAATAGATGAAGAGAGAAATAAAAAAGCTAAAAAAATCAGTAAATCAGTAAAAGATTTAGAATGTATAGTAAATAAAAACCTTATAAGTAAATATGCTACTGCAAAAAATAAAAATGAACTTATACCTATTGCCTTTTACTCTCAAGATGCTCACTACTCCATTGTAAAAGCTATGGAAGTGCTAAAAATAAATACTCTAAATAAAGAGGCAAATGAAAAAGGATATAAATGTCCATTGAAAAAAGAGGATTATCCTAAAAACTTCTCAAGAGAGTATTTAGATGAAAATGGTTGGCCAAAAGAGGTACCATCAAATGAAGATGGTTCTATTCATGTACCAGCCCTTGTAAAACTAGTGAAATTTTTTGCAAAGAAAGGACACCCTATTCTTATCTCATTTAATTATGGTAGTACATTTAAAGGTGCTTATGATGATATAAAAGGTGCAGTAGATCAAATAGTTCCCATATTAAAAAAATATGGACTGTATGAAAGAGAAATAGAGTATGAAATTGGTAAAAAAGATATAAGAAATGGATTTTGGTTTCATGTGGATGGAGCTTTAGGTGCAGCATATATGCCATATCTTGAGAAAGCATTGAAACAAAAATTAATTAAAAAACCATCAAAAAATTATAAATTCCCTATATTTGACTTCAGAATAAAAGAGATTCATTCAATATCTATGAGTGGACACAAATATATAGGTTCTCCTTGGCCTTCAGGTATTTATATGTCAAAAATAAAATATCAACTAAAGCCTGTAGATGATCCTATGTATATTGGAGCACCTGATACAACTTTTGCAGGCTCAAGAAATGCATTTTCACCTTTAATTTTTTGGGAATATTTATCAAATAATTCAATGAAAAGCCATATTAAAGAGGTTGTAAAATGTGAAGAAATGGCACAATATGCCTTTAAAAAACTAAAAGCATTGGATAAAAAAGATAAATTATGGATTCAAAGATCACCACTATCTTTAACTATTAGAATGAAAATTCCAAATAAAAAATTAGTATTTAAATACTCTTTATCAACAGAAGAACTTTATGTAAATGGGGAACCAAGAGAGTATGCACATATTTATATTATGCATCATGTGGATAAAAATCTAATTGATAGTTTTATCGAAGATTTAAAAAAATCAAATTATTTTAATGAATAA